The nucleotide window CAATAGTGTGTAGAACTGGGTCGATGTTGTTGTCAAAGGCTTCTAATGATGGGAGGCGAAAGTTGGTGAGGATTAGTGCCTCTTAAATATTTTGGGTGAATGGAGACTGACCTAAGGAGGGATCAATTAGATTCTCCCCTTGGACTATTGGAACTCCTACCATATCTCGTATGGGCATTGGTCTATTTGCCTCAATGGGACCCTTAGAGAACCACTCATTGAATTCACTGATTGGGTCTTAGATTTGGTGGAGTAGAGCGATGGTGCGATGGTGCGTCGGGCTCCAATGTTGGGAAGTAGGTCATTCCTTCGGCTAGTAATTCCACAAGCCTTGGGCAGTCTTAAGATGGTGGCATCATATCGATCATGGGGGATATGATAGGTGTTGTTGCAAGTGGTGGTTGAGATGTTGGTCGTGGCTGAGATGGCAGCGCCACTTGTTGTGTTAGCTAAGGCAGGAGTTGGGCAATAGCTTGTATCAAGCCTGTTAGCATCTGCATTTAATAGTTGAGGTTTAGGAATACCTCGGTGGGGATGAGCAAATGGCTCAAGTTCATCTTGGGGGTGAGAGCCTTGGGTCATTGATCACACGCAAGTATTTCACCAACGTTTGTACCGAAGTAGACGCATTCACTTGTGGGAAGGATAATAGTTGCTTCCCATGAGTAAAAATACTAGTTGGAGGCGGGGCCTCCTCATTGGAGCATTCATTAAAAGGATTAGAGGGTGGACATTCGCGAAATCAAGCTCTCATAATACCAAATTGTTAGGAGAAAATATCATTGATGTCTTGGTCAATGATATGATTCGGACCCAAGTGTGTAAGATCGTCTGAAGTATCTCAGAAATGGCTCTTGAGTAACTTCAAGGCATCATTTACACTAAGAATGAGGTGAAGAGAAGTTCCTCGGTCTGATCCCTTCAACGCTTAAGCCAGTAATTTGAGATTTTCACATGTAAATTcgagtgattaaaaaaaaaagaaattcctCACCATGCTCaaaatgtatttatatatatcttaCGTAATGATCTCTTTTAGTCAGCGGGATTTAAAGTGGAGACAAGAAGTTCGGTTCAAAACTAGAATAGAATAGGAGTAAGAAAGTGATATCACTTTTGGCAGACATGATTTATAATATGGGAGAGAAGTAGTTCTACTATCAATGAACACCTTAAGGATTATGAGTGGATTTTTAAAGATAATTTTCTCACTAATATCATTCTTTCTAATCTAGAATATTATAAAAGTAATATTTAGATACTATGTCCAGCCATTTAGTTGGATCAAATAAAGGATCGATAGGGTCTCCAGTGGTTAAACTAAAATTTTAGTGATTTGAACTAACTTAATTGATGAAGAAACTTATGGttatttctaaatttaaattCCATCTTTAACActtatttataatataaataaataaaaatattttaaatatatgacTTAAATGATAGCTTAGAACGGTAAACTTACTCGCTATTGTATTTGTCTCACCAATATTGGGAATACAATAATGAATATTCTTGTTTATGTAGAGTAAATCACGCAAGAAATTTCCTAGCATGACTCGGTGACCTATTACAAATTTGCAACTTACATGACTCGGTCATCTTTGAACACCTCTAGATGTGATGTCACCTATCACAATCCTAATAAATAGGCCAATAATTGTGAAATTTTCAGAGGCCAAGTTGTTCTTTGCTTGCAATATGTGGACTTGGCTACGTTGATTAAATCAAATACTCTATCATGACCTAAGTTAATCTTTTTAGGTTATGTTCATAAGCTTTATAATGAAACGAAAGATTATTGCCATCACAAATGAATCATATGACACTACGTGACATGACGTCGAACATTTTGTTGGACATCAAATGTTTGCAGCCATGACCGAGTCTATTTTAACCTTGACATCATCAACATTGGAAGTGTTCGTAGGCGGTGATTGCAGCTTATTTAGCTGCATAATTACTATTAATCCGTACGTAATGTCACCAAACTCACGGAGACACGCTTTCTTGCGTCAATGAAACGAGGAACAGGTCGACTCATATTTGAGATTGTCAACGGCTTCTGCCAATTGGAGGTTTACTAAGTAAACCTGCACCTTTCAACCATTTAATGATCGTCTCGGTGAGACTCTTATAAATGGCAATCCCTGAGAGCAGGCTCGGCATCCCTCAAGCAAATAAATCTTTCTTGCTCAAGCGAAGAAAAGCTTCAGATTAAGGTTGATGATGATGGGTTGCGTTTCTCGTTCTTGTTGGATCGTCTTCATGGCGGTCCTCGCCATGGCTTCTTCAACTTCGGCTTCCCTCCACTTGGGTTTCTACCGGAAGACGTGCCCGTCCGCGGAGGCCATCGTGCGCAGAACCGTGAGTGAGGCGGTGGCCAACAACCCCGGCCTCGCCGCTGGGCTTATCCGGATGCACTTTCATGACTGCTTCGTTAGGGTACGTACGTGCATGGACGTCGGCGTCCCTTCTTCTCTTCTTATTGCAGTGCTTGCGCACGTAGAATACGAGGGCGAAAGGTTCATCGTTGTGTGTGTGGGTGTTGCAGGGATGTGATGCTTCGTTGCTGCTGAATTCGAGTCCGGGGAACACTGCGGAGAAGGACGCGCCACCCAACAACCCCAGCATGCGAGGCTTCGAAGTGATCGACGCAGCGAAGGCGGCCGTCGAAGCACGCTGCCCGTCCACGGTGTCGTGCGCCGACATCATCGCCTTCGCGGCGCGGGACTCGGCCTACCTGGCCGGCGTCATCGACTACCCTGTGCCCGCCGGAAGGCGCGACGGGAGGGTGTCACTGGACTCGGAGGCTCTAACTAACATCCCCTTGCCTAACCTCACCGCCGCCGGGCTGAGGGACAGCTTCGCCAAGAAGGGGTTGTCGGTGGACGAGATGGTGACGCTTTCGGGAGCCCACTCCATCGGCCGCGCCCACTGCACCGCCTTTGCGCCGCGGCTGTACAACTTCAACGCCACCCATACGCAGGACCCGTCGATGGATCCCGCCTTCGCGGCCTACCTGAAGAGCAGATGCTCGCCTTCCACCGTGGACTTCACCAGCAAGGACCCGACGACGGTGCCGCTGGACGCGGTGACGCCGAGCAGGCTGGACAACCAGTACTACAAGAACCTGGCGAGGCGGAGGGGGTTGCTGTTCTCGGATCAGACGCTGCAGGCGAGCCGGCTGACGGCGAGGCTGGTGCGCCTGGACGCGAAGCTGGGGTCGGTTTGGGCGGCCAAGTTCGCAGCGGCCATGGTGAGAATGGGCTACATCGAGGTGCTCACGGGAAGCCAGGGGGAGATCAGGAAGATGTGTGGGGTGGTGAACCATCGCCCGTAGCCTCCTCTCTTCATCATCTGTTTACACAAATGTCAACGCATCATGTTGTTAGTTCTTTTTCCCATTGAAAACAAGTCCATGCACGATTTTGTTGTAAGTGTTTAAGCAAATTATGTTCGATCTGTGTTCTTTTAATTTCAATGAAAGTTCTTTCGTTAGTAATTGCAGCTTCACAACTGAGTTTAGTGATGAGTTGGTAAAGTATTGACAACCTAGACTAAGCATTAAGGCTGGAGAGCTGTTCTCGCCGTATTATTTGACTTTGGACGTCACTTGAGCTGTTGACAATCTCAAATGAGTTGACCTGTTCCTTATTTCAAATCACAATAATGATCTGGAGAGCGTGTGTTTACTGAGTAAACCTCCAATCGGCACAAGTCTAAAAAATCTTATAAATCAAATCACAGAATATTATATGGTTCAAGTTTCGTAATAAGAATCCTTCATTTTATTGCAAATATAGGACCGGAGGCTTTAGTTACATGGCCTAATAGAAGGTTGCATTAAGTTATAAACTGATATAGTATTGTTTCAATCTTATGTAAAGACCACGAAATTTGTAGAGAACAATCAAAGCTGCATGAGGAAACAAATGTGCATGTATCATAAACGAAACCTCCATGTAACAAAAAACTATATATTAACACTTATTGTGCATGAGATGACATAAGCCTTAAGGAAAAAATTGGTAGACTTGCTAGTTCTGAAacaaaatcataatattatttgatatttacataatcgtattattattatttttttaaatatgtatCACTGAAACAAATTAATTAACTTACTAGTTCTCATCGATTCTTAGCGATTTGACTAATTACCCAGAAACATAAGAAAACAAATTCTAATATGTTTTCAGGAAATATACTGCATTTATTAATTTATTCCACCACTacctatccaaaaaaaaaaaaaaaactataacacATAAGGGACtctaaatatatatcatcaatactAATGACGGGGAAGAGTTGTTGAGCAACATTACATTCTTCACTAAGAAAAAAGTCTGTTGTATAGTAATTGCTATTTTATCTAATATCATAAATCACTAGAGGCTTTTGAGCACGAGTATTGGCACATTATCTAACACAGCATATGAAGATATTGAGAATGTCACATGGCTTATTGTCTGTTGACTTCCACCTTTATCTTCTTCATTCTTTTCAACATCACTATGCAAGCCTAGATCACATGAAAGGAACCGAAATTTACCATTCAAGTTTCATATGATAATAATAGGATTCTCAGATCATTTTGTGTCTACCTAAACTTTAGTCAAGTTACAGAATCGACAAAGAATATGGTCTTGTTAGCTTTCATTAT belongs to Musa acuminata AAA Group cultivar baxijiao chromosome BXJ1-11, Cavendish_Baxijiao_AAA, whole genome shotgun sequence and includes:
- the LOC103970422 gene encoding peroxidase 5-like, coding for MMMGCVSRSCWIVFMAVLAMASSTSASLHLGFYRKTCPSAEAIVRRTVSEAVANNPGLAAGLIRMHFHDCFVRGCDASLLLNSSPGNTAEKDAPPNNPSMRGFEVIDAAKAAVEARCPSTVSCADIIAFAARDSAYLAGVIDYPVPAGRRDGRVSLDSEALTNIPLPNLTAAGLRDSFAKKGLSVDEMVTLSGAHSIGRAHCTAFAPRLYNFNATHTQDPSMDPAFAAYLKSRCSPSTVDFTSKDPTTVPLDAVTPSRLDNQYYKNLARRRGLLFSDQTLQASRLTARLVRLDAKLGSVWAAKFAAAMVRMGYIEVLTGSQGEIRKMCGVVNHRP